The genomic region GCAACGCCTTCGTTGCCCTTGCCACCTGCACCGGTAGGCCAGTTGACTGCAGTGCCTTCGCCGACCTTGGACTTCCACTCAGCATTGACCTTGCTCAGGTAGTTGGTAAAGATGAAGCTGGTGCCAGAGCCATCGGCGCGGCGCACAGGTGCAATGGCAGCATCAGGCAGTGCAACACCAGGATTCAGCGCCTTGATCGCTGGATCGCTCCAGTTGTTGATCTTGCCCAGATAGATATCGCCCAACACCTGGCCGCTGAGCTTGATCTGACCGGGGTTGATGCCCTTGATGTTGACCACAGGCACCACGCCGCCAATCACGGTAGGGAACTGGACCAGGCCCTTCTTGCTGAGTTCATCGTCCTTCAGTGGCGCATCAGAGGCGCCAAAATCCACGGTCTTGGCTTCGATCTGGCGCAGACCGGCACCCGAACCCACCGACTGATAGTTGATCTTCACGCCAGTGGCCTTGTTGTAGTCGGCCGCCCACTTGGAGTACAGAGGTGCGGGAAAGCTGGCACCTGCGCCCGTTGCTTCTTGCTGGGCCATGGCGTTGGAAAAAGCACCTGCAGCCACCAAGCCGGCAACCAGAACTCGAATCGCAGACAGTTTCATGGAAGAACCTCTAGAGTGAATAAGTTGGGATGACCGGTACTCTAGGACGGCTGTATGACAGTGATGTGACACACAAAGCCATATGTCACAACCGTCAAACCCACCTTCAGGCCGCCATGCACTGGCATTCGCACCTCCGAGCCCAGCCTCGTTGAAGGACGAGTTCCCACAAACCGTTGAGCGCTGTCAACCCATTAGCGCGGGTTCCCCAGTGATGTCATGAGACTGACATACATGGCTCTTACGCTCCTGCTTCCACTCCATCGTGTGGCACACCTCAGGGCGGGCTTTGCACTCGCGTCTCCCACGTCAGCACAGGAAACACGAAGCCGATCCACCTCTGATGGAACCAGTGGCCCCTTGCGAGACGAAGCTTCAGCCAGAACTTTCCAGCGCCCTCGGCTCAGCCGACAGTCATGAGCGGTCGCACTCATCCGATCGATAACAGAGACAAACCATGTGCCCTTTGCATGCCCCCAAGCCCGCTTTTGGCATAGCCCAGCAGGAAATCCTGACCTTCAGCACCAACGTCCAAGAGCAAAGTTGGGGTGCAGATACGCGCCTGCAGCGACGTACATGGATGAAGGGATTGTTGGCGACCGGGCTGTGGAAGGCTGGCGGGGCACTAGCGCAAGGCGAGAACACCCGTAACCCGGTCATTGCGCAGGTGGTGGACATGTCGCCTGGACAACAGGACGTCAGTCGGGACTTTCTGACCGGGTCACGCGCCGCATGGCAAGACATCAATGCGCGCGGTGG from Acidovorax sp. DW039 harbors:
- the pstS gene encoding phosphate ABC transporter substrate-binding protein PstS encodes the protein MKLSAIRVLVAGLVAAGAFSNAMAQQEATGAGASFPAPLYSKWAADYNKATGVKINYQSVGSGAGLRQIEAKTVDFGASDAPLKDDELSKKGLVQFPTVIGGVVPVVNIKGINPGQIKLSGQVLGDIYLGKINNWSDPAIKALNPGVALPDAAIAPVRRADGSGTSFIFTNYLSKVNAEWKSKVGEGTAVNWPTGAGGKGNEGVAAFVGRLPNSIGYVEYAYVKQNKMTYVQMQNADGNFVAPDDTAFKAAAAGADWAKSFYQILTNQPGKESWPITGATFILMHKAQDKPVQAATSLKFFEWAYKSGDKTATDLDYVPMPDSVKETILKSWAGIQDASGKAISYK